The stretch of DNA CGAAGTCTGCTTGGCTTTCAGCTTGTATCAGTGTCCCTTCCTAAGCTCATATTCCTGAGAGTTCTTTGCATTGAAGATTCAACACTAAAAGATTTCTCCAGCGTAATTGGTCGGTGCATTCACCTAAAATTGCTTAGGTTGACAGATTGTGGAAGTGTGACGCTCCCTTCTTCAATTGGCAAACTCATTTACTTGCAGACTATAGATCTCAAACGCACAGAATTTGAGTCAGTATTGCCAAACTCGCTCTGGGACATCCCTACTCTAAGGCATGTTTACCTTTTATGTAGCAGAAATTTTTCTCCACCACCACCTACAAGGAGTGTGCGACTGCAGCAGAAAGAGCTACAGAGCTTTGTGTTGCATCTTGAACCTGTTGGCATTGGTTTCCGCTGTCATGACATGATGATTTTCTTGGGCCAGCTGAATCAACTAACAACCTTCTCCTTGTCGATGCTCCCCAATATACCAGTGGAGGTGCTCAACATATTTGCAAACATGCCTCACCTGGTTGATATTACTCTTGACCAATTCGGTGTGCTGGATAAGCTGCCTGCTGAGTTCCCCCAAAGCGTACGTCGTCTTGTTCTACATGCTATTGTCATAAAACAAGACCCGATGCCGATCCTGGAGAAAATCCCCTGTCTTGTGGTTTTGGAGTTGAGGGGGTACAAAGGCCAGACCATGTGCTGCTCTGCCCAAGGGTTTCCTCGGCTGCAAGAGTTAGAACTTGGTAATTTTTCCACCGAGGTGTGGAGGATGGAGGAAGGGGCAATGCCAAAGCTCTCCCACCTGGAACTTTTGCAGTGCAAGAAGATGAGCAAGCTCCCGGAAGGATTACTGCACCTTCCATCCCTCGGTCACCTGAAGCTGAGCTATATGGACCAGATTTCTGAAGATGACATCACACTAAAGGAGCTGCGGCGGAAAGGATGCGAGGTATACATACTGATACGCAGCTTAAGCATAGTTAATTAATTTGCTACACCTTTCATTTTCATTGCTGTCTATACTTGTGCTTGTCTTATGAGTGCTTTCTTTTTTGCGCAGGTTGAAACTAGCTAGGCGGTGATTGCAGATCTGTGGGACGCCAGGAATTCATCTTCATTCTCGTCTAAAATCTGGCGCCCACCTCACTCCCCACACTCCAATCCTCAGTTGTCCCCTTCCGATTCATTCTCGAACCCATCTCCGTCCTCGCAATCCTCATGATACCCCACTTTCCTTCTCCTCCCTCCCTTGAAGGACGCCATAGGCGATTGACATGACAGCCTCTCTCCTCCAATGGCCCCTCGCTCCTCCTGCTTCTCCATCTAGAATCTAGATAATGATGCCGTCGGAGAGGCCGCTGCTCGCTCCACCACACATCAGGAGACGGTCATCAATCGAAAAATTTGTATATGTAATGATCAATTTGTACTATTTTATAACAAACAAAAAGACTGTTCTGTTAGCGGACTCATGATGTCATCCGTAAACTCTTGGTATATATTTTTCGGTGGGATCTCAATATTATTAACGACAAATGTGTACAGTCTAATACGATGTCCTAGTATACAGAACTTCCAACTTTTTAGATTTTATTGCACCGAGGGTTTGAAGATCGAGGTTGGGACCATGCCAAAGCTCTGCCACCTAAAACTCAACTTGATCCTCTCCAAAAAAAAAAACTCAACTTatcactaagagcatctccaacaggcgcgctggATAAACAGCCAGCTTTTGTTTAACTTTCTCGCGACTTTCTCACTATATTTCCCAGCTGCCTTGTTTGTTCTgaatgctactccctctgtcccaaaatataagaacgtttttaacactacactagtgtcaaaaacgttcttatattatgggacggagggagtatttgcttaTGTGCTCCTCAGGTGTCTGGTGGAGCAGCGCACATATGTATGATTGTTATGGTTCCTGAATTCTAAAGGCATTCTTCAGAGGCAAGAGATGAATGTGCTATATCCGGCCTCCATGTATCTACCCAGCTGTCTATCTATCTCGTCTGATCAAATATGTCTGTGTCTGTCTGCCTGATTCAGCTGTTGTCACTATTCCCTAATTCCAAAGGTATTCTTGACCGACAAGAGATTATACTCTCTGTTGCTAGTCTGTCTATCTATCTCGTTTCTTCAAATATGGCCGTGTAATGGTTTGTCTGATTTCATTATTCTAAACTAACCTATGATGCCTTCAAGACAATTGTTGTATCTGTATTTCTTGTTTCTGTAGTGGCCTTCCTTGTAGAATGTTCATGTACCTATTTCTCTTTGTACATGTTGAGCATTGTACTCACCGTTATCAACTCCTTATGTGATGTGTGTCAGCCTAAATTAGGCTTCGAAAGGATTCGGACGGAAGAGCTTTTTACAGATTCAAATGTACGTTTACGATACTCTCTGTTGTAATGTTAGTTACTCAAAACAGAGTTTCTACACTCAGATGTTGCATTAGTTTTTACCTCATAAACTGGAGAGGGACGGCAAGATATTTGCAAGAGAGTGAAATAATGCTATGAAGAGGTAGCTTCATGGCAGTTGCTTATACAAAACCAGCAGAAGACATCGCCAGCTCGCTAGCATAACTACCCTGACTCATTTATGCAGAGCTTGCCTGAAGAATGCTTACAGTCTGATGCAACATTGATGGATTAACTGTACCATGTAATGATTTGCTGCATTAGGAACATTCTTCTACGACAGCCAATTAACTTAAGAGAAGCAGGATGGATCGGCTAATGTCCTACAAAGTGTTGTCTGAACCCTACGTGTTAATAGAGTTGGATTGAGTATTTTTGATGATTTGAACTGTGTTACTTGGCTTGCAGATTTTTCTTTCTATTCCACCTTGGTTTACTTTCTACTAGGTACCTGAGAAATCTTGCAGATTTGGTTGCACATACTGTACGTGGGGAGCATTTGAAATATGTATGAAGAAGCTCCATGGCATTTCTTTCTGCAGACCAGAAGATAATTACAAGTGTTCATGCTTGCTTGAGCCCGATCGATTTACCGGTGCTCATAATGCTTCATGGCATCCGCATAAGAAACAAATATACCATAACTGGATCGCAACTTTACAACGGGCCTCTAGAGAAGGAGCAAggttttcaaaaaacaaaaaagcaAGTTTCAGCATAAGATGGAACCATTTTCAACAGCTGCATTGAGTTTGCGCTGCATCGCATCTTCAATTTTCAGCTATTTAGTTTTTTCACTATAAGCGCATGCATAAGAGTCTACAATTGTAGATGCCATTATTCGATTTTCTCCGGGTTTTCTCTCTTTCCCTTATTCTTTTGTTTTTGTTGGGGTTTCTTATTTATTCTCCATTTATTCTTTGTTTCTTTCAGGGTTTTTAAAGGGTTTTTTTACTTACTcaatttccttttttttatttttcgattttctgtttctttctttcttttcaatGATTTTTTTTCGGTTTTTCATTCTTTCTGCATTTGTTTCTCCTATTTCATTTTTCATGTTTCTttggtttattttgtttcttttttccgttTTCATTTTtctggttttatttattttttctatttttattctacattttttaTATATCAACAACAGGTTTCCAATATAAATTTAACATTTtgtaatacatggtcaatatttcttctatacacattttttaataaaaaattaacatttttctaatacaaaaTCAACATTTTCTAATTCAAGATCAATGCtttttaaatacatggtcaacatctTTTCAATAAACACTTCTAAAAAATTTCAGACGCTCAATTAAAATTTAAAATACTAAAATTCTCTAGTACATGGTCTTTCTCTATGCACATTAAACATTTTTTTCACATGCCTAATTAACATTTAGTAAATGCAATTTTAACATTTGTTTGAACACATGGTCAACATTTATCTAAACACACTTAGCATATTTTTAGAATGATTGATTAATAATTTTTAAGTacttgttcaacatatttttttaggcttgattaacatttttatatacatgatcaaatttTTTCCTTCATTTTTTTTAATACATGTACAACACTTTTTCTATACACGTTTAACACTGTCCAAATGTTTGgtttacatttttcaaatacttgttcctcatttcttcaaatgTTTGAATAGCATTATTAATTACATGATTAAAATAATTCAACATTTTTAATAAAAGATCAACATTTTTTCTGTACAAATTTTTACGTTTCCAAATGCTGGATTATTATTTTCCAAATAATTGTCTAATATtttttgaaatgcttgattattatttttatatacatgataataAAATCatctttttaatacatggtcaaaagTTTCTATATAcacattttaaaaaaattcaaaatcttgattaatatttttcaaattcttgtACAAATATTTTCAagcgcttgattaacatttttttaataagtGATCAGTTTTTTTGTACATTTTTGTGTATGTGataaacattttctctatacacatttaacatattTCAAATGCTTGATCCACATAATTCAAATCTTTCTTATAGTCTTTTTTGTAATGTATATTtttagaatattttaaagtttaCACAAAAGtaaaaaataatgcaaaaaaagaAAACATAAACCGTAAAAACAGAAAAAGGAGGCGGTGGCCTCCCTCGTGGCTGGGCCGGCCCTTTGGACTTGCCCCGACGTTAGGTTTCTCTCTGTCTCACTTATGACGAGACTTGTTAGGAATTTCCTACTGGAC from Triticum dicoccoides isolate Atlit2015 ecotype Zavitan unplaced genomic scaffold, WEW_v2.0 scaffold194222, whole genome shotgun sequence encodes:
- the LOC119344937 gene encoding probable disease resistance protein RF9 isoform X2, encoding MMIFLGQLNQLTTFSLSMLPNIPVEVLNIFANMPHLVDITLDQFGVLDKLPAEFPQSVRRLVLHAIVIKQDPMPILEKIPCLVVLELRGYKGQTMCCSAQGFPRLQELELGNFSTEVWRMEEGAMPKLSHLELLQCKKMSKLPEGLLHLPSLGHLKLSYMDQISEDDITLKELRRKGCEVETS
- the LOC119344937 gene encoding probable disease resistance protein RF9 isoform X1, whose protein sequence is MMIFLGQLNQLTTFSLSMLPNIPVEVLNIFANMPHLVDITLDQFGVLDKLPAEFPQSVRRLVLHAIVIKQDPMPILEKIPCLVVLELRGYKGQTMCCSAQGFPRLQELELGNFSTEVWRMEEGAMPKLSHLELLQCKKMSKLPEGLLHLPSLGHLKLSYMDQISEDDITLKELRRKGCEICGTPGIHLHSRLKSGAHLTPHTPILSCPLPIHSRTHLRPRNPHDTPLSFSSLP